GGTCAAAATCCCATACAAAGCAGACAAGATAACCAAATGCGATTCCAAATATTCAAAATCACTTTTATCAAGTGTTTCAATCTTTATAGCCTTATACGCAACACCAGTATAACTTACCAAAGCATTTCCGCTTTTCTCTTTTTCATAATTTTTATAAAATTCCAATAACTTTTGTGCCTTTTCATTTTTCAATTTAAACTTTTTCTCAATTTTCTCTACAGAAAAGGTTTTTATTCTTTCAATAATTTCATTTATTATTTCTAGATAAAAAGGCTCTTTTTCAGTCAAAGAGCCACTATCTTTTATTGGAAAATTGTTAATTTTTTTAGTTTTGCTTGGCGATATTATAATTTTCATAAACTAAATCTCCAAATCTAATTCATCATTATTAAATTTAAAATCATCATCATGCAAATGCACCACTTCCAGTGCTTTTTCATAATTCGTAGATTTTTTCGAGAAGAAATCGTGCTGTGTTGTTTCCACATTCAACCCATTTAACACAATTGGATTTACATTCTTCACTTCAAATTCTTCTTCAAATCCTAGATTCATCAAGGCTTTGTTCGCATTATAACGGATGTATTCCTTCACATCGCCTGTAAGCCCCAAATCACCGTAAATTTCATCAGTATATCTTGTTTCATTTTCATATAAATCGTACATCAATTTTTTCAGTTCAGCTCTCATATCAGCTTTTTCCTCTTCGCTGAAAGAATTGTATAATTCCTGGAACAATAGTCCAACAAAAACTCCGTGAATCGATTCATCAGCTATGATTTTCTTGATTATGTCGCAACTTGCAACCATTTCTCCCTGTCCTGCAAGCCAAAGCGGTAAAAAGAATCCGCTGTAAAATAAATATGTTTCCAAATAAACCGAAGCTGCGAGAGCCATTGCAATATCTCTTTTTGAAGCCTCAGGATTATTCATTTTCTGATAATATATGTCAATTTTATTGGCTTTATACTGCAAATGTGGATTTTCCTGAACCCATCTGAATGTTTCATTAATCTCCCTTGTAGACGCAACCGTTGTAAATATTGTTGAATAAGACTTTGCGTGAATCGTTTCCATCATACACATATATGAAAGCACCGAACGATTTTGCAATGACTCAATATGATCAATAATCTTCGGCATCCCCGTATGGCTCTGCAACGTATCCAACAGCGTTAATCCTCCCAGTACATGCAAATACGCCAATTTCATCGCAGGCTCAAGTGAATTCCAACTATCAATATCCTTCGACGGAATATACTCCGTATCAATCCAAAACTGCTTCAAATTCTGCTCCCAAAACATCTCCACATAATCATTTTCCGGTGTGTTCCAGTTTACTGCTTCGTATATTTTTTTCTCCATTTTTTTGTTTTCCTTTCTTGATAAAATTGTTTTATCAATTTATGTTATCTCAATCAACTCCCACATTTTATATAAAATTTAGAATAGTTCACTATGACTACCTGATGCTAATAAAATCAATATTAATTTATCTTCAACTATCTCGTAGATTAATAACCAATCTGAAGTTATATTACATTCTCTTGCCCCGTCATAATTATTGACTAATTTATGATCCTTGTTTTTAGGAGGAAGTTTTTCTCCTTTTGCTAATATTGAGATTATACTTTCTAATAATTTTAAATCTTTTTTCTGTTTTTTTAGATTTTTTAAATGTTTTTTAAATTTCCCAGTAAGAATAATAGAATATTTATACTCTTCTTTTTTACCCTTCATAATCTTCTCCCAAGACATCTTTAAACATATCTTCTGGACTACTGTACGATTTATAATTTGAAGGATTTTTCTTAATTTGTTTAGCTTCTTCAAATGCTTGAGCCAATTCTGAATTTTCAGGTAAAGAATTTATATAAAATGGTATGCCTTTTTCTCTTATAGCTTGTTTCAAAAATATATTAATTGCTGTACTAAGACTTAATCCTAAATCTTTAAATAATTCCTGTGCTTCTTTTTTAGTTTTCTCATCTATCTTTATACTTGTATTAACTGTTGCCATAAAATATCACTTCCTTTTATATTTATTATACATACAAAGTATATCTTTTGTCAATCAATTAGTTTATAGTAATGTCTATTTATGCCAATCTTTTGGAAAATCCATTTTATATAAAATATCATTTATATCTATAATATCTTTTAGTTTAAATTCAAGTAAACTTAATAATTCTCGTAACTTTTTTGTTAGACTTTCATATTCTTCTTTTGATAAAAATAATTTAAGTCCCTCGTATATCGTAAATAATTTTTGTTTCTTATTATTTGTTATCCCCATAATATTATTTATATTTACAATATTTTTTGATGAAAAATCGTACATTCTTTCATTATGTGCTGCTATGTTTCTAAATAATGAACTTGCACGTAAAAAAGTTTTTATAAAATTATTATTTAATTTAGGTAAATTTGTGTACTCATTTTTATACAAATTTCTAAAATGACTTATTATTTTATTTTGTACTCTATTTTCCAAAATCAAATAAAATCTGCTCATTTCTCCAAATGTAAAAAAATTAATTACTATCCAAAATGGTATATTATCTTTTGTTGTACTATAATGCTTTATTATACTATTGCTTTTGTTATTTCTTAAAAAATTTAGTTTTTTTACTAAATGTGAAATAAGATGTGTATTTTCATTTCTAATTCCAACATAATAATTATCAAGTTCCAAATAACTTTCTTTATTTGTATAGCATTCCGAATAATAATATGCAATTGCCGTTTTAAAAACTCTTTCCAATTGTGTCAAAACATCAAAAAACAACATTCTCAAACTTTTATCAAAATCATACAATGCTTTCAAATGATTAAAATGAACTCCCGATTTATAAATATCATTTCCGTTTAAATCTTTCCCTTTTAAAAAAGGTTCTTTATAAAAATTTATAATAGAATAATAATTATACCTCATTAAATAATAAATTGTTTCATCATCAGTTTTTACCCGTAATTTACCTCCGTTTTCTCCATTTAAAATCTCAACTTGTTCCTTAAAAGTTTTAAATGGCTTATCCATTCCCTTTCCCCCTTTTATCTCAAAAATGCAAAAAAGCCCTATCAAAATTGAAAGAGCTTTTTCTACAGTCTACAACAACGCACAGTTAAGTGGGTTATTCTTGTAGTACGATCACTAAAATTATTATACTCTATATTTTGATATTTGTCAAATGTAAAAAACTTTCATTTTGCCAAGTAAATTTGGCAACTCTTTTAATAACTTAATTTCAAATCATCACCTGATTAAGCCCAACCACTATTTTCCAATATGTTGTTTTTTATACTTGCAAATCGTTTCTTGTATTTTTTATATTCGCTTTCTATAAATAACACCTACATTCTTTAATTTTTTTAATAATAAGATTTTTTACATTTATCACTATCAATAAAAGTAACTATTCCACCTTTTGAATTAAATTCAACATTTAATTTACAATTTTTAGTTAAATTATATCTTCCTTCTTTAAGAGTTACTTTTCTTAAAGTATTTGGTTCTAATTTATAGAACTCCTCCTTATCCGAGTATAAATCTATACTTATTTCTCTGTCTGATAGATTAGTTAAAATATAATCATACTCTTTAGGGAAAGATTTAAATTGACTTTGCTGATTAACAACACCACAACTTTTTAAATCAATTATTCCAATTTCTGAATCAGAATTAATAGTAAATTGACATTTAGTACCATCATTTTTTTCTATGCTATGTTCACCTGCTTTTAATGTTATTTTTTTTGAAGAATATGATTCTAATATGTAATTGTAATCTGCTGTTGTATCTAATTTTATTTTCATTTCTTTATCAGTTGAATTATTTAAAGTATATTTTTTTAAACCTTTGTCTAATACATCATTCTGTCTTATTCCATCTTTATTAATCCATATTACAACTAATGATATTATTGAAGCAAATAATATAATTAAAAAAAAACATATTTTAGGATTCTTCTTTTTATTTTCTACTAAATATTTTAATTTATATTTTGTAATAAACTCTTCTTCATTTATAAAAATCCATTTATTTTCTTCTTTTTTTAGAATAGAAAAAAAATCAAATGAATATACATCTCCAAGTTTAATATTGATATTATTTTCAAAAATTTTTTTTAATTTTAATTTTGCAGGAAAAACTAAAAAAGATTCATCATTATCATTTTTATCTTCATGTAAATTAAAGTAATCAAATTCTAAATTAAAAACTATACCACTAGTGTTTTCATTTAATTCATTTTGATTTATGCTTAATAAATTTGATATTTTTTGTTTCTCTTCATTAAATAAATATTGTGAAATACTATCATATGTATAATTTGTAGCGGAAATTTTCATTAAATTATCTATCATCAATTCAGAAATTTTTTTTTCAACCATTAAATAATTTTCAATTTCAATTAATTCTTCAAATTGTACACGAATAAAATCTTTTAAAAAATGTTCTTTTAACCAAATTAATATTTTCAAAATAAAATATCCTAAAAAATAAATTAATATTATAAAAGGTATTAAATCAATCCATTCAGATTTTTCATTTGTTTTAATATATTGACTGACTAAAATAGATAATACCGATGTAA
This is a stretch of genomic DNA from Leptotrichia hofstadii. It encodes these proteins:
- the nrdF gene encoding class 1b ribonucleoside-diphosphate reductase subunit beta, whose product is MEKKIYEAVNWNTPENDYVEMFWEQNLKQFWIDTEYIPSKDIDSWNSLEPAMKLAYLHVLGGLTLLDTLQSHTGMPKIIDHIESLQNRSVLSYMCMMETIHAKSYSTIFTTVASTREINETFRWVQENPHLQYKANKIDIYYQKMNNPEASKRDIAMALAASVYLETYLFYSGFFLPLWLAGQGEMVASCDIIKKIIADESIHGVFVGLLFQELYNSFSEEEKADMRAELKKLMYDLYENETRYTDEIYGDLGLTGDVKEYIRYNANKALMNLGFEEEFEVKNVNPIVLNGLNVETTQHDFFSKKSTNYEKALEVVHLHDDDFKFNNDELDLEI
- a CDS encoding type II toxin-antitoxin system YafQ family toxin, which produces MKGKKEEYKYSIILTGKFKKHLKNLKKQKKDLKLLESIISILAKGEKLPPKNKDHKLVNNYDGARECNITSDWLLIYEIVEDKLILILLASGSHSELF
- a CDS encoding type II toxin-antitoxin system RelB/DinJ family antitoxin, giving the protein MATVNTSIKIDEKTKKEAQELFKDLGLSLSTAINIFLKQAIREKGIPFYINSLPENSELAQAFEEAKQIKKNPSNYKSYSSPEDMFKDVLGEDYEG
- a CDS encoding Abi family protein, whose translation is MDKPFKTFKEQVEILNGENGGKLRVKTDDETIYYLMRYNYYSIINFYKEPFLKGKDLNGNDIYKSGVHFNHLKALYDFDKSLRMLFFDVLTQLERVFKTAIAYYYSECYTNKESYLELDNYYVGIRNENTHLISHLVKKLNFLRNNKSNSIIKHYSTTKDNIPFWIVINFFTFGEMSRFYLILENRVQNKIISHFRNLYKNEYTNLPKLNNNFIKTFLRASSLFRNIAAHNERMYDFSSKNIVNINNIMGITNNKKQKLFTIYEGLKLFLSKEEYESLTKKLRELLSLLEFKLKDIIDINDILYKMDFPKDWHK